In Corynebacterium sp. P4-C1, the sequence TGGCGCGGAAATTGCCGCCTACCGCCAGGGTGGCCGATGCCAGCACGACGGTCTGCTCGGTGAAGAGCCGTTCGCGCAGCAGCGCGGAGACGGACAGGGGAGCGACAGCGACGGAGTCGCCGTAGCGTTCCGAGCGGGTCAACCAGACGACGTCGATGTGCTTCGCCGGGTCTTCCTCGTCGAAGACCTCGAGAATGCGCACCAGTGAATCGTGCAGCTCCGTCAGGTGGTTCTTCAGGTTCTCCCGTTCTGCGAAGGTCTCCGGATCATTCGCCGCTTCGCCCTCGGGGGCGCGTGCGATGGCCTCCCGGGTCCGCCACAACGCATCGCGCACCGCCGCGAACGAACCGCGGGCGGGCTCCGAGATCGTCTCCCAGCGCCCAGGCTCCTCCAGGTCGAGGACGGCGGAGAAGTCGTCGATAAGCTCCTCCAGCTTCTGCTGCTCGGTCTTCGCCTTGAGCTTCCCGGCGCGACGCGCGGCGAGCGTGAGGGCGCGCGCGGAGAGCTCGTTGGTGGCCACGGATGTGACGCGGCCGTCGAGCTCGTGGGCCTCGTCGATGATGACCACGTCGTGCTCGGGGAGGATATTTGCGTCCGACATGGCGTCGATGGCGAGCAGGGCGTGGTTGGTGACCACGACATCGACGTCCTGCGTGCGGCGGCGCGCGGCCTCGGCGAAACATTCCTCGCCGTGCGGGCAGCGTGTGGCGCCGAGACACTCGTTCGCGGTGACGGAGACTTGGCGCCAGGCGGCGTCGGGCACGCCGGGCTCCAACTCGTCGCGGTCGCCCGTCTCTGTCTCGGCGGACCACTCGTGGACGCGCTTGATGTGGCGGCCGAGCCAGGAGATCTCCTCGGTGTCCATGAGGGCCTCCGGGGCGTCCTGGTCGACGGTGAGCTTGTTCAGGCAGAGGTAGTTCGAACGGCCCTTCTGGATCGCGAAGGTCGGGGTGCGCGGCAGCTTCGGCTCGAGCGCCTCCACGAGCCGGGGCAGATCACGCTCGACGAGCTGGCGCTGCAGTGCCAGCGTTGCGGTGGAGACAATCACTGTTGTGTCCGTCGCCTGCGCGTGGCGGATTGCCGGGACCAGGTAGGCCAGGGATTTTCCGGTGCCCGTTCCGGCTTGGACGGCGAGGTGCCGCTCTGACTCCAACGAATGCGTGACCGCCTCCGCCATCGCCACCTGTCCGGGGCGGCGGGCACCGCCGAGGGCATCCACGGCGGCGTCGAGAAGCTCCCCCGTGGTCAGGGACAGCGGGCGGTCCGTGTCTTCCGCGCCCGTCACTCTTCGGGGAAACCGATGAGGCGGGTGCGCACGGCCGGTTCATCGCGTGACAGCGACAGTCCCTCCCACGGCAAGGTCTCGCGTTGCTTGGCCAGGTGCTCGCGGGAGGCTTCCAGGTCGTCGAGGCCGTCGACGATCTCGCCGTCGCGAATGAGCGGAATGACCAGCTCGCGGTAATCCAGCGACGTCGGATTCTCCGGCGGGTTGGCCCGCGGGTAAACAATCTCGTCCACCGCGACACCGGTGCTGCGGTAGGTGCGCACCGCGCTCTTCGCGCCACCCTTCATCCGCTTGCCGGAGGAACGCTTGGCCACGGGAACGCCGTCGACCTCGACGAGCTTGTACACCAAGCCCGCCGTCGGGGCGCCCGAACCGGTGACCACAGAGGTGCCCACGCCGAAGCCGTCGACAGGGTCGCCGCGCAGCCCTGCGATGGCGAATTCATCGAGGTCGCTGGAGACGATGATCTTCGTGTTGTAGGCACCCAAACTGTCCAGCTGGGCGCGCACGCGCCGGGACATGATGCCCAGATCGCCCGAATCCAGACGCACGCCGCCGAGCTCCGGACCCGCGACCTCAACGGCGTTGGCCACGCCCTGGGTGATGTCGTAGGTGTCCACCAGCAAAGTGGTGCCCACCCCCAGCGAGTCGATCTGCGCCTTGAACGCTGCCTTCTCGTTCGGCGTGCCGTCCGGGTTGGTGTGCAGCAGAGTCCACGCGTGAGCCGCAGTGCCCGCCGCCGGAATGCCGTAGCGCAGGCTGGCCTCCATGTTGGAGGTGGAGTCGAAGCCCGCGATGTACGCGGCGCGCGCAGACGTCACAGCCGACTGCTCGTTGGTGCGGCGCGACCCCATCTCCATGATCGGGCGGCCGTCAGCGGCAGTCACCATGCGGGACGCCGCCGTGGCGATCGCCGAGTCCGAATTCAGGATGGACAGGATCACCGTCTCGAGAATGCAGCACTCCGCGAATGTTCCGCGCACCGTCAAGATCGGGGAGTAGGGGAAGTAGAGCTCGCCTTCCCGGTAGCCGTCGATCTGCCCGCTGAAGCGGTAATTGCGCAGGAAATCCTTCGTCTCCTCGCTGAGGAAGTCCGCCGTGGCGATCTGCTCCTCCGTGAAGCGGAATTTGCGCACGGCCTCAATCAGCCGGCCGGTCCCGGCGACGACACCGTAACGGCGTTCGTTCGGCAGCTTTCGGCCGAAGACCTCGAAGACGCAGTCGCGGGAATACGTGCCGTCCTTCATCGACGCGTCGAGCATTGTCAGCTCGTACATGTCAGTCAAGAACGCGGTGGAAGACTGAAGGTCATTGGACTTGGTGTCCGACTCGGGCGTAGTCATAGGGACAACATTAGTCGGTGCAGGGATCAGGTTCCCGCACAAGAACGACGCGGTGGTGCGGGAGGCGCCCGCTCGCCGGGGCGCGGAAGTCTAGTACCCTTGGGCCTATGACTGGTGTCACACACGAGATTCGGATGGGCTCCCCGATGGCTACGCCCGAGCTCGACGAGGAAATCGACGTCAATGTCGATGTCGCCGAGAACCTGCCCTGGATGTGCATTGTGTGGGATGACCCGGTGAACCTGCAGAGCTACGTCACCTACGTCTTCCAGACCGTGCTGGGCTACGGGCGTAAACGCGCGCAGGAGCTCATGATGCAGGTCCACACCGAGGGCAAGGCCGTCGTCTCCTCCGGCGAGAAGGACAAGGTTGAAGGCGACGTGAAGAAGCTGCACACCGCTGGCCTGTGGGCCACGATGCAGCAGGCCGGCTAGAAGTTCTTAAGTTCCTACAGCGAAGAAGAGGCGAGTAGATGCAGCCGTGGCGGCGGAAGAAGGGGCTCATGCGGGTCCCGCGATTCAGCACAGTGTTCGACCCGATGGAGCGCGAAGTCATCGGTGACCTCACCGCCACTGTGTCCGAGGCTCTGATCAAGCGCGCCCAGTCAGCCCCGAAGGACGAGCTCGCCGCGATGATGGACATGCCGTCGGGCCACACCGACGCACCGCAAGATCCCTCCTTGGCTCGCCTCCTGCCCGATTTTGAGCGCGAAGGCGACGAGGAGTTCGACGGCGACAACTCGCTGCTGCGCAGCCTGCACGAGAACGACATCATCAAGGCTAAGTTGACGAACCTGCAGGTCATTAACGAGGCTCTCGGCCCGACCGGCGGTGTCGCAGTCACCATCGATGAAGAGGACGCTCCCCGCGTCGTCGCCGCCCTCAACGACATGCGCCTCTACGTTGCGTCAGCTGAAACAAACAGCGAGGCTGCGGAGCAGGACCGTGACAACCTCGTCGAGTGGCTGGCATTTTGCCAGGATTCGCTGCTGCAGGCCATGACGGGGGAGTAGCTGTGGCAGACAGTGCAGCGCCGCGTCCGGTACCGGCGGTCTTCGACATTCCCGGTCTGCGTGTGGGCCACGTCTCGCTGGGTGACACGGGTGTCACGGCGCTGGTGTCCACTGATCCTGCCGGCATGGTTGGCGCGGTTGATGTGCGCGGCGGCGGTCCCGGAACCAGGGAGACCGATCTCCTGGACCCGCACAACACAGTCCAACGCGTCAACGCAGTGGTGCTATCCGGCGGCTCCGCTTTCGGCTTGGCTGCGGCGGACGGAGCCATGCGCGAGCTCGAGTCGCGGGGCCTGGGTTTCGCAGTCTTCGGCGACGATGTTCCTGGTCCGCGCGTGCCCATCGTTCCCGCCGCGGTCATTTTCGACCTGATCATCGGCGACCCGGATCACCGGCCGAGTGCCGGCGACGGTGCCGCCGCGGTCGCGGTCGCGCTGGATGGCGACAGCTCCCAAGCAGAGACAGGCAGCGTCGGGGCCGGCTGTGGCGCGACAGCGGGCGTGCTGCGTGGGGGAGTGGGCACCGCGCAAATGGCGGTGGCCGGGCAAGGCAGCTCCGAGTCGACGCATGGGACGGGGGCGGAGTACACCGTCGCCGCGCTCGTGGTGGCGAACCCCATCGGCAGCGTCATCGACCCCGGGACGGGCCGTTTCTTCGGCGACCCGTCGCGCCCGCCGGTGGATCTGCAGGAATTCGCTTCCCTCGAACGCCCGAAGCCGAAGCTCAACACGACGATCGGCGTGATCGCCACCGACTGCCCGCTGCCGCAAGCGCAGCTCGAGCGGCTCGCCATGACCGGCCATGACGGTATCGCGCGCGCCGTGCACCCAGCGCATTCGCCGTTGGACGGCGACACCCTCTTCGCCGTCTCCACCGCGGCCGCGGACGAGTACGGTGCCGCCAGTCCCGCCGATGGGGATCCGGATCTCTACTACGCGCTGTGCGACGCCGCCGCGCGCTGCGTCGAAGCCGCAGTCGTGGAGGCCGTTGCCGCGGCTTCCCCCGGTCATGGGGTGGCGGCGTGGAGCGACATCGCCGCAGCAGCGCATTAAGCTGAAGCGCACCATGAGCCACAATCCTTATTCCCCGAATCCGTACGCCAGCCCGAACCCCGGTGCGGGTGCCTACGGCCAGCCCGGCCCGGCGCTTAGGCCGAGGTCCGGTCCGCCGGCTTCACGACGGCTGCAGATGAAACTCGGCCTTACCTACGCCATCGGCTATGTGGTGGTTATCTGGGCCGTGCACCTGATCAGTCTCATCCTTTTCGGCGGCAACCTCGTCTACTACGGCATCCACCCGTTGGAGCCTTCGTCGCTGCCGTACATCTTTACGTCGCCGATCCTGCACGAGAATTTCGAGCACTTGATCTCCAACACCGTGCCGGGCGCAGTCTTCGCGTTCCTGATCGGCTGTTCCGGGCACAGGGTGTTCTGGGAGGTCACCGCGTTCGTGGTGTGCATCGGTGGGCTGGGCACGTGGTTGCTCGGTGGGCCGGGAACGAACCACGTGGGCGCGTCGATGCTGGTGTACGGCTGGTTGGCGTACCTGCTCGTCCGCGGCATCTTCAACCGCTCCGCCGCGCAGATCGCGATCGGTGTGGTGCTGGGCGTGATCTACTCCGGTCTGGTCTGGGGAGTGCTTCCCCTGGACGAAGGCATCAGTTGGCAGGCGCACCTCTTCGGCGCGATCGGCGGCGTTGCGGCCGGCACCGTGATTACTTCCGACGATCCGCCGGCGCTCCGCGCGCGCAAGCAGGCGAAGCGCGCGCAGAAAACTCAAGCCGCCCAAGCGCCGCAGGCCGGCCCCGGGACGCGGGGCTTCCCGCATTGACCCCGGGAGCGTTCATATAGCGCCGGCTTTATCACTTGACGGGAAACCTAAGCCGTTCCTTAATTGCAGCCATGCAAACCGAATGGGCGTAGTTGACCCTGACCAGGTATTTCTAAATTCCTTCACGTGTAGTGTTAGTGAATTCTTAAACCTTAGATTAAGATAAGTTCCATGGAAAACATGGACTCCCTCTCCGTCCACGAAGCGGACGCCTGGGCGCGCATGTGGGCGTGCCACATGCAGCTGCCGAGCAACCTCGACGCCCGCCTGAAGCGGGACGCCAACGTCACGTACTTCGAGTTTCAGGCGATGCTGAAGATCAGCGAGAACCCGAATGCCTCCCGCCGGATGACGGACCTGTCCGAGGCGACGTCGATGTCGCTGTCGCACCTGTCCCGGGTGATCACGCGTCTGGAGAAGAAAGGCTTCGTTGCCCGTATCCCGGACCCGAACGACGGCCGTGCCACTTTCGCGGCACTCACCCCGGCGGGGCAGCGCGCCGTGTCCGCGGGCCGTCCGGGCTACATCTCCGAGCTCCGGCGGATCTTCTTCGACAACCTCACTGACAGTGAGCTGGAGGTCTTTTCGGCCGCGTTGGCGCGCATCAATTCTGCGCTGTCGGGTGAGCCTGCCGCGCCGCGCGAAACCGCCGGTCTGACGTCGACGGGCGCCGCCTAAGCCGGGGCGTGGCCGGCCCGCCCGGTAGAATCCGTCACCGTGGTTGAGTTCAGCAGCGAGTACAACAACGCGCCTATCGGCATCTTCGATTCGGGCTTCGGCGGCCTCACGGTGGCGCGTGCGGTGATGGACCAGCTGGGCAACGAGTCCATTCTGTATATCGGCGATAGCGCCAACGGCCCGTACGGCCCGAAGCCGATCACCCAAGTCCGCGAGCATGCCACAGCGATCGCGGATGAACTGGTTGAGCGCGGCTGCAAGATGATCGTCATCGCCTGCAACACCGCCTCGGCCGCATTCCTGCACGACGCACGCGAACGCTATGATGTCCCGGTTATCGAGGTGATCCAGCCGGCTGTGCGCCGCGCGATCGCGACGACCCGCAACGGCCGCGTCGGTGTGATCGGCACCCAGGCCACAATCCGCTCGCACGCGTACCAGGACCTGTTCTCCATCGCGCCGGGCATCGAGGTCACGGCGGCGGCCTGCCCGGCGTTCGTCGAGTTCGTCGAAAGGGGAATTACCTCGGGGCGCCAGATCCTCGGGGTGGCGCAGGGCTATCTGGAGCCGCTGCAGGCTGCGGGCGTCGATACGCTCGTGCTCGGCTGTACCCACTACCCGCTGTTGTCCGGCGTGATCCAGCTGGCGATAGGCGATGACGTCACGCTCGTGTCGTCCGCGGAGGAGACCGCGAAGGATGTGCTGCGCGTGCTCACGGAAAATGACATGTTCGCCGACCCGGACCATACGCCGACGCGCACATTCGAGACCACCGGCGACCCGGAGACATTCGAGCGTCTCGCCGCGCGTTTCTTGGGGCCCCAGGTGTCCGCCGTCGCGCACGAGACGGATTGAGTGGCGCACGGCACCCGCACGACACGCCATAGAAATCCTCACTTTTGCTTAGATTTTCACCATGGTTCGTGGCACAGTAAGGCCATGAAACTGACAGTTCTCGGCTGCACGGGGTCCCTGTCGGCCCCCGGCAATCCCGGCACGTCCTATCTGGTCAACGCCGAAGAAGGGCAGCCCGGCATTCTGATGGACTTCGGCCCGGGCGCCTTGGCCGCTCTGCAGGAGGTTGCGGACCCGTCAGATGCGCATCTGGTGTTCAGTCACCTGCACGCCGACCACTGTTCTGACACGGCGTCGTTGATCATCTGGCGCCGTTTCCACCCGACGCAGCCGGCGCGCCGCCGCCACATTCTGGCCGGTCCCTCTTATGCGCCGGAGCACCTCGGCCGCTTGGGCTCGGACGGCCCGGACGATATCGACGATATTTCGGACACGTTCGACGTCCGCGCGTGGAACGACCAGCCGATGGAGATCGGTCCGGTGACGGTCACCTCCTTCCCGGTCGTGCACCCGGCGGTCGAGTCGAAAGCGCTGCGCATCGAGCACACAGCATCGGGCAAGGTCATCGCTTTCTCCGGCGATTCCGCGTACACGCCCACGCTTATCGACGCCGCGCGTAACGCCGACCTCTTCCTCTGCGAGGCGGCGTGGGGCCCGGACGCCCGTGAAGACACCCCGGAGGGAATGCACATGTCGGGCCGGGATGCGGGCCGCATCGCCCGTGAGGCCGGGGTGAAGAAGCTGGTGCTGGTTCATATTCAGCCGTGGACCGACAAGGAAGCCACCCGCCGCGCCGCCGCGGAGGAATTCGACGGCGAGATCATCGTCGGCAACGCGAAGGACGTCTACGAGGTCTAGGGGCCGGGGTCTGTAGGCTCGGTCCCATGACTGAAGCGAATACCCCTGAAGATTTTGCTCGCGCGGACGGCCGCGCCCTCGACGAAATGCGCCCCGTGCGCATCACCCGCGGATTCACATCCAACCCGGCGGGCAGCGTGCTCGTCGAATTCGGCAACACCCGCGTCATGTGCACCGCCAGCGCGGAGGAGGGTGTGCCCCGTTTCAAGAAGGATTCGGGCGAAGGCTGGCTCACCGCCGAGTACGCGATGCTTCCGTCCGCGACGCACGAGCGCATGCCGCGCGAGTCGATGAAGGGCAAGGTCAAGGGCCGCACCCACGAGATTTCCCGCCTGGTGGGCCGTTCACTGCGCGCCGCGGTGGATCTCTCGCAGCTGGGGGAGAACACCATTCAGCTCGACTGCGATGTGCTGCAGGCCGACGGCGGCACCCGCACTGCGTCGATCACCGGCGCCTACGTCGCGCTCGCTGATGCGATCGCGCACCTGAAGGAGCGCGGCCTGGTCCCCGGCGAGCCGCTGCTGCCGCCTGTCGCCGCAGTCTCCGTCGGCATTGTCGACGGCCGCGTCTGCCTTGACCTGCCCTACGAGGAAGACTCGCGTGCCGAGGTCGACCTGAATGTGGTCATGAACGAATCCGGCAACTTCGTTGAGGTGCAGGGCACCGGCGAGCACGGCCTTTTCGGCCGCGAGCAGCTCGACGCGATGCTGGATTCCGCAGAGAAGGGCTGCTCCGAGCTCATCGCCGCGCAGAAGGCGGTGCTGGGATGGTAGTGCCTGGCACACCCGTGAAGGTTCTCGTCGCCTCCGGCAACGCGAAGAAGCTGAAAGAGCTCGAGACGGTTCTCACCGAGCTCGGTGTCGACGGTGTCGAGCTCGTTTCCCTCAAGGATGTGCCGGCCTACGAGGAACCAGTGGAAAACGGACTGACGTTCGCAGAGAACGCCCTGATCAAGGCCCGCGAGGGGGCGAAGCGGACGGGGCTGCCGTGCGTGGCCGACGACTCGGGGCTGGCCGTGGATGCCCTCAACGGCATGCCCGGCATCCTCTCCGCGAGGTGGAGCGGCCGCCACGGCGACGACCAGGCCAACAATGACCTGCTGCTGGCGCAGACCAACGATATCGACGAGGAGCACCGCGGCGCCGCCTTCGTCTCCTGCTGCGCACTGGTCACCCCGGACGGCCGGGAATTCACCGCCGAGGGGCGCTGGGAAGGCGCGCTCCTACGCGAGCCCCGCGGGGAGGGTGGTTTCGGCTACGACCCGCTCTTCGCGCCCGCCGATGCGCCGGGCCGCTCCGCCGCGGAGCTCACTCCGGAGGAGAAGAACTCCCGTTCCCACCGCGGCAAGGCTCTCCGCGCGCTCGCCCCGCGCATCGCGGAACTCACCACTACACCCCGGTAGGCTCCGCCTGTCCTCCGCCACTCAGCCGTGCCGACCGGCGGACAGG encodes:
- a CDS encoding DUF2017 domain-containing protein; translation: MQPWRRKKGLMRVPRFSTVFDPMEREVIGDLTATVSEALIKRAQSAPKDELAAMMDMPSGHTDAPQDPSLARLLPDFEREGDEEFDGDNSLLRSLHENDIIKAKLTNLQVINEALGPTGGVAVTIDEEDAPRVVAALNDMRLYVASAETNSEAAEQDRDNLVEWLAFCQDSLLQAMTGE
- the rph gene encoding ribonuclease PH: MTEANTPEDFARADGRALDEMRPVRITRGFTSNPAGSVLVEFGNTRVMCTASAEEGVPRFKKDSGEGWLTAEYAMLPSATHERMPRESMKGKVKGRTHEISRLVGRSLRAAVDLSQLGENTIQLDCDVLQADGGTRTASITGAYVALADAIAHLKERGLVPGEPLLPPVAAVSVGIVDGRVCLDLPYEEDSRAEVDLNVVMNESGNFVEVQGTGEHGLFGREQLDAMLDSAEKGCSELIAAQKAVLGW
- a CDS encoding P1 family peptidase; translation: MADSAAPRPVPAVFDIPGLRVGHVSLGDTGVTALVSTDPAGMVGAVDVRGGGPGTRETDLLDPHNTVQRVNAVVLSGGSAFGLAAADGAMRELESRGLGFAVFGDDVPGPRVPIVPAAVIFDLIIGDPDHRPSAGDGAAAVAVALDGDSSQAETGSVGAGCGATAGVLRGGVGTAQMAVAGQGSSESTHGTGAEYTVAALVVANPIGSVIDPGTGRFFGDPSRPPVDLQEFASLERPKPKLNTTIGVIATDCPLPQAQLERLAMTGHDGIARAVHPAHSPLDGDTLFAVSTAAADEYGAASPADGDPDLYYALCDAAARCVEAAVVEAVAAASPGHGVAAWSDIAAAAH
- a CDS encoding ATP-dependent DNA helicase, which gives rise to MTGAEDTDRPLSLTTGELLDAAVDALGGARRPGQVAMAEAVTHSLESERHLAVQAGTGTGKSLAYLVPAIRHAQATDTTVIVSTATLALQRQLVERDLPRLVEALEPKLPRTPTFAIQKGRSNYLCLNKLTVDQDAPEALMDTEEISWLGRHIKRVHEWSAETETGDRDELEPGVPDAAWRQVSVTANECLGATRCPHGEECFAEAARRRTQDVDVVVTNHALLAIDAMSDANILPEHDVVIIDEAHELDGRVTSVATNELSARALTLAARRAGKLKAKTEQQKLEELIDDFSAVLDLEEPGRWETISEPARGSFAAVRDALWRTREAIARAPEGEAANDPETFAERENLKNHLTELHDSLVRILEVFDEEDPAKHIDVVWLTRSERYGDSVAVAPLSVSALLRERLFTEQTVVLASATLAVGGNFRAMAANWGLPDSSWDSLDAGTTFDPRKSGILYTAKHLPPPGRDGLHEATINEMAELITAAGGRTLGLFSSKRAAVEAADALRSRLPFDILVQGDDSIGALVKEFTNNENSCLFGTLTLWQGVDVPGSSLSQVIIDRIPFPRPDDPLLQARSKAADAAGRSGFMEVSATHAALLLAQGTGRLLRSTTDRGVVSVLDSRLVTKRYGQFLRASLPDFWETTDPEVVRGALRRLTSPQQKQKK
- the clpS gene encoding ATP-dependent Clp protease adapter ClpS, whose protein sequence is MTGVTHEIRMGSPMATPELDEEIDVNVDVAENLPWMCIVWDDPVNLQSYVTYVFQTVLGYGRKRAQELMMQVHTEGKAVVSSGEKDKVEGDVKKLHTAGLWATMQQAG
- a CDS encoding nicotinate phosphoribosyltransferase, which codes for MTTPESDTKSNDLQSSTAFLTDMYELTMLDASMKDGTYSRDCVFEVFGRKLPNERRYGVVAGTGRLIEAVRKFRFTEEQIATADFLSEETKDFLRNYRFSGQIDGYREGELYFPYSPILTVRGTFAECCILETVILSILNSDSAIATAASRMVTAADGRPIMEMGSRRTNEQSAVTSARAAYIAGFDSTSNMEASLRYGIPAAGTAAHAWTLLHTNPDGTPNEKAAFKAQIDSLGVGTTLLVDTYDITQGVANAVEVAGPELGGVRLDSGDLGIMSRRVRAQLDSLGAYNTKIIVSSDLDEFAIAGLRGDPVDGFGVGTSVVTGSGAPTAGLVYKLVEVDGVPVAKRSSGKRMKGGAKSAVRTYRSTGVAVDEIVYPRANPPENPTSLDYRELVIPLIRDGEIVDGLDDLEASREHLAKQRETLPWEGLSLSRDEPAVRTRLIGFPEE
- a CDS encoding rhomboid family intramembrane serine protease, which produces MKLGLTYAIGYVVVIWAVHLISLILFGGNLVYYGIHPLEPSSLPYIFTSPILHENFEHLISNTVPGAVFAFLIGCSGHRVFWEVTAFVVCIGGLGTWLLGGPGTNHVGASMLVYGWLAYLLVRGIFNRSAAQIAIGVVLGVIYSGLVWGVLPLDEGISWQAHLFGAIGGVAAGTVITSDDPPALRARKQAKRAQKTQAAQAPQAGPGTRGFPH
- a CDS encoding MBL fold metallo-hydrolase yields the protein MKLTVLGCTGSLSAPGNPGTSYLVNAEEGQPGILMDFGPGALAALQEVADPSDAHLVFSHLHADHCSDTASLIIWRRFHPTQPARRRHILAGPSYAPEHLGRLGSDGPDDIDDISDTFDVRAWNDQPMEIGPVTVTSFPVVHPAVESKALRIEHTASGKVIAFSGDSAYTPTLIDAARNADLFLCEAAWGPDAREDTPEGMHMSGRDAGRIAREAGVKKLVLVHIQPWTDKEATRRAAAEEFDGEIIVGNAKDVYEV
- the rdgB gene encoding RdgB/HAM1 family non-canonical purine NTP pyrophosphatase; protein product: MKVLVASGNAKKLKELETVLTELGVDGVELVSLKDVPAYEEPVENGLTFAENALIKAREGAKRTGLPCVADDSGLAVDALNGMPGILSARWSGRHGDDQANNDLLLAQTNDIDEEHRGAAFVSCCALVTPDGREFTAEGRWEGALLREPRGEGGFGYDPLFAPADAPGRSAAELTPEEKNSRSHRGKALRALAPRIAELTTTPR
- a CDS encoding MarR family winged helix-turn-helix transcriptional regulator, which produces MENMDSLSVHEADAWARMWACHMQLPSNLDARLKRDANVTYFEFQAMLKISENPNASRRMTDLSEATSMSLSHLSRVITRLEKKGFVARIPDPNDGRATFAALTPAGQRAVSAGRPGYISELRRIFFDNLTDSELEVFSAALARINSALSGEPAAPRETAGLTSTGAA
- the murI gene encoding glutamate racemase — translated: MVEFSSEYNNAPIGIFDSGFGGLTVARAVMDQLGNESILYIGDSANGPYGPKPITQVREHATAIADELVERGCKMIVIACNTASAAFLHDARERYDVPVIEVIQPAVRRAIATTRNGRVGVIGTQATIRSHAYQDLFSIAPGIEVTAAACPAFVEFVERGITSGRQILGVAQGYLEPLQAAGVDTLVLGCTHYPLLSGVIQLAIGDDVTLVSSAEETAKDVLRVLTENDMFADPDHTPTRTFETTGDPETFERLAARFLGPQVSAVAHETD